GTGTATGTTTCTGCagaccagaatgcaatgcagctaaaagatttgttgttttttgactAATCTGCTGTCATCACCACAACTATTACTCCTGTCACCTAGCCTCATCCAGGACTGGCACATCCTCTGTGTGGGAGCTGTAATTTattggcagctattttgataattgggTAATCATTTTGGGTAATTTTTTAAAGagtaaatgctaaaattctctgattccaccttcttaaacatgaatattttctggtttctttagtcctctatgatagtaaactgaatatctttggatcgACTTTGGTCTggagaaaacatgaaattttGCAAACAGTcatcaacattttcaacattacaacaccaaatgattaactgattaatcaaaaaaCTAATTgactgattaactgataatggAATTAATCATTAGCTTCAGCCCTACTATAACACAATAAATCAGTTTGGCCTCAGACAGCTAAACACAAATACTGTGCCCCAAATCCATACTACACACAAATTCTATACAGTATTTACCATATACCACTAATCACAATatactgtttttgcagttagtGTACAACAAATGACGCCTGCTACATGTCTCATACTAAACGGAAACAATGCAAAACCTCCGGTGATGTCATAGCTGCAACCTCAGACAACCAGCATATTTGAAAATGGGAGGAACTACTGTCTCCTCTTCTGCcgttttttttccagctgttcCCTAATCTGTTTCCGCTGTGCATTGCATTGCAGGGCAACAGTGACCAACTATATTCTATGCACACTGTCTCAGttttccagtgtgaacacagtacagactgaaaacctgcttaCTCTTAGTGTAGTGTCGTATGGATTTGGGACACAGCGAGACAGTTCAGGACATCCTGTCCCTTTAAGAATCCATCAGGGGACGTTCATGAATTAGAGGGTAGATGAGTTTCAGACAAGGAGGAAAACCTCCGGAGACAAATGAAATCTGACAGCAGACTGCCCCACTTCTCTAGGCATGgacctgtcagccaatcaggacgAAGAAGGGGATCAGGAAGTGTTCCAAATGGAGATGAGCCGTGAGGACAGGAAGTGTGCCTTCAGAACTGCTGCGGGAAAATACTGGACCCTAACAGCAACTGGAGGACTGCAGTGCACTGCCTCCACCAagtaaccacacacacacacacacacacacacacacacacacatacaggctgGCCTTGACTATGTTGATGCCCTCGGTGAGATTATAGTTTGGAGCCCCCAAAAGAGTACACCAATAGTACCTCCAGTCCTAACACTTCAAAAATGAACTCACAGTAAAGTAAAGCACAACAATGATACCTCCAGCCCAGACAAAGTCCTCCCAGTCCTCCAGACTAAAAGGCAAATGGGGTCAAGGCATCATCCTATGAGTGTTTGGTGGCTGTTGGGCAAAAACTGAccaaaagaaaatcaaaccagATGAAAACCCGTGCAAGTCtatgaagaaaaagagaggaaaatgttAAGAAGGGAGAACAAGTACATATTTCCAATAGCTGCATACAAGCACATCTGTTGGTAGACAAAAAACATGTCCTGCTCATTTGCCTATGTGTCCTATGCCACGGGCTGCccctgcacacatacacacacacactgcatcatgTTGAAGATCACACACTTATGTCAACACATGAACATCCCTCACAGTCTGCTCATTGAGTTTggcatcgtgtgtgtgtgtcaggtctGCCAACAGTTTCTTTGAACTGGAGTGGCGTGATGGTcgcgtgtgtgtacgtgcagcTAACGGCAAGTATGTGGTCGCCAAGAAGAACGGACAGCTATCTGCTACTGTTGATAACCAAGGTCAGTCGTGTTTCAGATGTTGCTGAACTGATGAGAATATTATAACTAagcacttttcatttgtatgtttttaaataatttcttgaatcttaattttacttttacgACGTAGAGTACTGAAGTATAGTTTTGCTGAGCCGTAGAGTACTGAAGTGTAGTTTTGCTGAGCCAAAACTATTTTTAGCTTGGCAAAGAATTAAAGTTACCTTTAATAGGTCAGGCCAAAATCAGAATTACAAACCTtctaaaggggacatatcatgcacatttccaggtctatattttatatttagatatttattcAGGGCTCACTGGTACATCTTTGCACaatatagtttttaaaaaactcctcatttacCTTTATGCAACTCCCCTCtgaaacagactgaaacagctcctgtctctttaaggcccccttcccaatgagcccactgtgttctgattggtcagaacTGCCAGAAGCTGACCCTCTTCTGCTGGCTGCGGAggctatgtaaaaaaaaacaatagtagcaggactttatttctttttgtcttctttacTCAAAACGtcaacttcttaaatacatccGTATTGTTTGAGCcaaaatctgatccaaaatatgcttTTGGACAAAGGcaacaacccatggaacaacaGATGTCTGATCTGATGTCAGCTCGATGGAGAAGTAGAGATAACTTTGCAaacgaagtgttcagagcaggctaaAGCCCTTGCTTTTGATTTTCAAGCAGTATTTTTACAAACTTTTTCCTCAAGTCTTGGACTTTCAGAACATTCAACATTATAGCAGTGTGTAAaggacagaaaatcacaaaaagcatgatatgtcccgTTTAAGTCAAGTGTCAGTACTTCCTCCTGAGTAGGATATCCTAGTATTTTCTACATCCCTGAAGAGTGGAAATAAAAGACCCAGACGAACCATGACCAGTCTGTGTCTTCAGGGGAGGCCGAGCAGTTCCTGATGAAGCTGATCAACCGCCCAATCATTGTCCTTCGTGGAGAACATGGTTTCATCGGGGCTCGTAAAGCAGGAATTGCGAACCTGGATTCCAACCGAGCATCCTATGACGTTTTCCAGCTGGAGTTCCACAATGGAGCGTACGCCCTCAAAGGTAGGCAGTCATGTTAGAGGACAAAGTTTACCGACCaatgatgttgtttttgtatgcTTTACCAATTTACTTCAAGTCACTTAGTCCACCCAACTAGGACAATGAGCAGTCTGTGTTCTGCAGTCCGCCTGTGTCTTTTTTGATACTTCCACTAGGGGGCACCAACGTTAGAAATGTTCCTACACTTATAGATGTTAAACCTGCTTTACCTGATTCTTTTGGCCAGATGGAAACAAGCTATGAACACAACTTGGACATTTTATCAACTTATAAAGTGGATTATGTGAACTCGTTAGCAAAAACTATTACATAATTTACACATCAAGCAAATACAgggcaacattagcattcatttggagtcatgatTGTGTACAATATGTACAATATTGAGGGATGCTGCAATCTGACTTTTTGTCTCCCAATGCCAGTTCTAAAATCTCTATTCGGGCAGGGTATTTACCAATACCAAGTATGTTGCAGGTGTACCATTAGACTGATGTATTCATCTTTTATTACGTTCTCAATAGTATACAATCATTGCATGATATCAGAGTTGAAACCAAAGCTTAACTTGTGCACAATGTccatatttgattttgtcttgTGGGTTTAATCGACAGCACAGCTTGTGAATGCAGCGCGGTTTGATatggtcctttaaagtagcGCTCACCACAGAGCTGTTTAAGTCAATATATGAAACATCCTATTGGAATATTATCATGGCCATATGTATCAACTATTGTAAATCATCTGAAactcttttatcattttcaccAACACACCTAGTTAAGGCTGaaaaattaatcaatattaTCTATTATCGTTCATCTTCATGAGGATATTGCAATGTTGACAGTAAGCAAATCTGatctaaaaacaaaaccattttaattgaaataatgtgaaaagGTTTTTTCATATCAAAGAAATAAAGGAGCTTAAAGgaactgtttgacatttttggaaataagttattcactttctttccatgagtgagaggagaagattgatatcactctcatgtctgtacagtaaatataaagctatAGCAACTAGCCAGTTAGCTTGGCTTATCTTACTTTAGCAAAATCCAGCTACAAGCAgctctaaagctcacttattattacagtattaatatgatatatcttatttcttttatctgtacaaaaagtgtaaaaacaacaagctgcAGTTTTACAAGGTTCATGTGCTGGAGTAATCACTGCTTCTGGCAAAGAAATAGTCCAACacataaccataaccataaatCTGCAACTTGACATTTtaacacttcatttttttatggattaaacaaacaagacatatcGTGATGATatgtgctggtaggtggattttgtttcctttggatagagccaggccagctgtttccccctgtttccactttttatgctaagctaagctaactggctgcagGCTATAGCCTTATCTCATGGCAAGAAAGCGTaaaaatatttcccaaaatattatTCCTTTAGCATTAGCATAGCAACCTTGACATAGAGTACAGTGACGGTAAATTTGATGTCTTaacacattatataaacatCACCCAGCCCTACGTGTACTGTAAGGCTTCATtaagtgtgtgttgtttgtccagACTCCCAGGGGAAGTATTGGTGTGTTGGAGATGACACTGCAGTGGCGTGCAGCAGCGCCACACCTGTCCAGTTCCTCTTTGAGTTCTGTGACCTCAACAAGATGGCAATCCGTGCTCTTGGAGGGAAGTACCTTAAAGGAGACCACGCTGGGGGGCTAAAGGCCAGCGCCGACTCCGTGGATAGTGCCACCCTCTGGGAATACTGAGAGAGCACAGCCGGACTTCACCAATATCTGACACAATGCTTCTAACTATTGATAGATACTGTAGGTAGCTGTTTtttgcataatgtgtgtgtgcgtgtgtgtaactGTGAATTAGTCTGGATGGACGTGTGGCTGAATTGAAAGCTGATAAACTGGAAGTTATGGCACCAAAGCACTACaggtgttttattatttttctgtctcaaTCATTATCTCTTCTTACTGTGCTTTTTACTGGAGATTTGGATTTCCAATGACTTGCtgtttaatgaatgaatcattGTGTGGTTGCGCATTATTTGTTTCACTTGCAGTCAACTTTACACAAGCTGTACCTGATGTACGTCAGGATGATTACTGCATTTATTAGTCGAGCCTATCTGTGGTAACTACTGGTGTAAACAAACATGTAGATGCTATAACTCATAATTCACAATATCTAACCTTTTCCTGTTCAGTGTCCTGCTGGCTCTATTGCTCCGctttcatctcctcttctctttcaaACTATAAAGCATAACACACATTAGATAAAGGGATGTTACTGATTTACATGTTTCAGCTGTAAATAATGCTTTATTTAGCACAGAATGCTTCAAAAACATAGTAACCATGGAAACTTTTATGTGAAAAAGTGTGTCTCCTAAGAAAGAAATGGGATGTGGCTGGCAGATCTAACATGCTCTTTGCTTGTGCGCTACTTACTGCACCTTTCCAGTTTTCTCTCCTCAGTCTTCGATGTGCAGACAGACTAAATCTGTAAATAGACAGATGCATCGTCAGTAGTCAGTAGTCTAAAGTTTTCCTTCAAGACTACATCCACTAAGTTCTCTCTGGTTCCTTAAATGATTGTAAGGTTTtaaggaaacaaaagaaaagattgGATGAGTAAAAGAAGCGTTGAAATTCACCCAGCAACTGAAGGAGCCTTATTAGTTCAAATGATCATCTTTTCTGTAAAAAGGTGGTGACGTGTAGGGCCTAGTTGTCACCACACACTATACACTCAAAAGCACAttaaatagacaaaaatatGCAGTCATAGATACATTAATTCCAACTGTGAAAAGTCAGTGATTCAAAATCTGCACAATAATGTAGTTTATGTCGATTTGAAAGAAGTTAAAAgcacatgttttttgtgatgaaATGTCTGCCTTAGATTGGGTCCTGCTGCTGGTGTGTAAACACAATGACGGAGTCATCTCTCTGGCGAACGTTGTGGCTGTGCCTTCCATTTCAGcctctttttttcatgttcttATACATTTGACCTCAAATGAGTAAAAACCCCAATAAAGTTTTCCTTCTTGACAAATGACCTTCTTGAATCTTTCTTTTCTCCAAAAAAATGGCCAGTAGATGGTCAGTAGATAGACAGATATTTTTGGGTTTGTCTGTCCAGGATTTAGAGATTCTTTGAATTTTTTCTCCTCCACTCTACCCTCAAAACAATGGAGGTAAATTGATTTCAACAGCAATGTGTCTTTTCAGGAAAAATGTCTCTCAACAATCCACAGACCTCATTGTAAACAGTTTCATTGGGGcaatttatttagtttaaagtagttccaataaaaacagttaataaataggtctgtggattatccacaGAAACCAGGACATAATTTTTAAAAGCTTAAGCACCACAAACAATGTTCCTTCATCCCCAATATGCTGGGATGACAACAGAAGttgcaaaacctggaaaaatgaaaccaaatcaATCACTGATCTTTTTGTTGAGCTGACAACATCAGGATATTTAACTCATATTTAACTCACTTCCTCACATAGTGTTCCTCATGTGGGATAAATACATCCTTTCTtcaacagcagaaaacactttgTTTACCGTCCATTCCTTTCCAAACATGCACCAAACATGTCTTAAACAGCCCAGAAAAGATCTTATTTAGGGGCACTTTATGCAAATCACATGTAGTTTTAGTAAAAACTCCACTAAGTTTGCACCCCTGACTGTAATTAGCAACAGGCTTAGTGAATATCTTCCACTTTGACTCTTCAGCATCCAGTACAAGTTTGAGGTTCTGCAGTGATGTCGGTATAACTCGTAAGACAAACTGTAATCTAGACATGGCTTGAGCTGGCGAAGAGCCATGTGCATAAAAGattgtatcatctgcataagATTTGATTTTATAAGTCTGTGTTGgagtaataataatgttaatgtagaTTGCAAATAATAATGGGCCAAACACGGAACCTTGTGGTACCCCCTTTGTTATTGAAAGGGAGGGTAATGTGAGACAATTCAGATTGCCTGTtttataacataacataacataacataacataacataacataacataacataacataacataacataacataacataatataatatgcaTGATATCACTTCTGAGCATAATCATCCCAACCAAGGTGGCATGATCTGTTTTGTAAAATGCAGTGGTTAACAGCATCAAAGGCCTTAGAAAGATCAACATATGGTACAGCACACTGCAATTTCCAGAGAATGTATGATATCATTTAATACAAGTGTAGCCTGAGATTGCACCATGTTGTGGCCTAAATCCTGAATGCTGTTGCTAGAGAATACAGATTTTGTCTTGATAAACACAAAGTTGCCAGTTAACCAGAGATTACAGTGTTAACTGTAGGgtgagattttttaaattggGTAATAGTTGCTCATGTTGTCAGTTGAACCCCACTTATGCAGTGGAATAACCTGAGCTCATTTCCACTCAGTTGGGACCTTACCAGTAATCAACTAAATATATGTGTAGTGCAGGTTGTGATTCAATGAGCACTAGAGGTAAGGATCCAGATTGTCGGCTTTAGctgattgttttagtttttaaatgatcGAGTGCATTAAATACTTCAAATATGGTGACAGCCAAAGGGAAAAAGTGCTGCTTGTTGAAGAGGACAGGTTAAGTGCCCAGCAGTGATAAAATGGTGGTTAAAAGCTTCCATTGTCTTGGGTATTTCATACAGTGAATACCTAAAAATCATTGGAATATCAGTTCATAATCATGTAGCAACCATCTTGTTCTCATAATAAAAATCCATTGTCATGATTTTTGCAAATACTGTTGTGTGTGGGAGATGAGGAAGGAAGAGTCTGCATCATGTCCCCTTGAGATTTCACTGTGCCAAAACTGTACAAGAGAAGAGAAGGCGAGGGCGGTAACCTACTCCACTTTCTCTGTCCTTCTGCAGAGAAGACTCACCTTTCCTTCTCGAAAAACAACACCCAGTCATTCAAATGTGTGTTAAACTTTGAATGTGGGCTTTGATAGAAACACAGGAATAGACCAACAGACATCCTTCATTCTTCAGTGCAGGATCTCTGcatgttgccatggtaacaggtAAGTGGCAGGGATGGGGCTCGAGGAGGATGGATGTTCGGAGAtttaacagacacacatagaTCAATAATCTCAATAACTTTGTAATACTCTGAGTCAAACAGTCACATATTTAAGATACAGTTTCTCTGGCACTTCCACTGTATGTCTGAACAACGACTTTGTAAATAAAAACCCCAAGATAAGCACAGACATGTGATAGTCCCTAAATGAATTGGAGCTCACGCTAATACACTAGTACCCCCATTCCCACGTCTTTTTTTGGacagtctgtgtgttgtgtgctgtgtgtgaaaAGCCCCTATCGTTTGTAAGAGAAAACAGATGGCAGGGTCTTGCCAAATTTGTCTGCCAGAAAAAGCTAATATGGCACTTGAATGGAAGTAGCAAATAATAAGCAgaggagacaaagacaaaggaaaggAAATTAATGAGATGGtagatgaaaagagaaaatgtgccGCAAAAAGGGGTTTCACTGACCTTGAAAGTAGGgtagatgttgtttttttttttatgcattcatGCATGAGATAAGAGAGTCCTGAGTCCTAAAGGTGACGAAGAATAAAGAGTTTATTCAAAATGTCCTTGGTGAAACTTTTCTTGTGACAGAACTGGCAGGAGAATATTGTTGCTGTCTGGTAAAAACCACTTGTGTCTCTCTGAATTAGGTGATTTTAAAGATTAAATGTTCCTTTATTGACATCTGAGGCTAAATAACTCAAGAATAAGAGTCtactagtggctctgtgaggctgtaggGTATTTAAGCACAGCAATGCTTTTAGCTAAATACTAACATCAAcaagctaacatgctcacaatgacaaaactaaaatgctgatgttaacaggcaaaatgtttttcatgttaaccatcttagtttagcatgttagcaagcAAATATTTGCTAATCagcactttaaacaacagtacatctgaggctgatgggactgTCATTAGCAGGCATTTGTCCAAGTATTACATGTATTGAAAGTCTGACGATGTGAGTCTGATGATGGGGCTATATGAAAGGTCAAAGGAAcatgtctgtaccaaatgtcatgtCAATGCATCCAATAGTTGTAGAGACATTTCACTGACAACCAAAAATGCCACAGTGGTGCAAGAGGAGCTCGTCTCACCAAATTCATGAGGCTTCTCTGGGCTCCATGACTGTCTGCACAAAATGTCACGGCCATCCATTCAGTAGGCCTAATTTTTGAGATAGTGTGGACTAAAGAGGTTCACAGATGAACTTTTCCATCCTTGGAACTACGTTGCTGTCAGCGGCTATAACCCCCAATGGATATTcctaaaaaatgcattttcacaaaGATTAAAATGGGTCAGTGTTTCTCACTAGATGAAAGTGTTATATTTTGGAGATGCGTTGTTTTCAAAGGACAATGACAAAATTTGCATGTCATGGGTCAAGACTTGCTTTTTTGTGCAATGCACCAAATGTACCTTCTTTCTTTACTGTGTGGTATGTGACGACTTTTTCTGCATTCATTGTATGTACTATTTGCTCTGTTTATGTATTCTTTGACAACATGTATTTGATCATGTTGATTCATGTTACTAAATACTTCATTTAATTGAACATGAGATAGAATAGAAGATGTAGGGAAAGTGATGAAAGTGTTGTGACCTGTTAGTTTTAGCACTCAGTAAGTTTAGAGGATTGGAAGAAATAGGCCAAAACAGTTTGACTCATGcttcacttactagcttttaTAGGAGGTTTCAACTGCAtttcacagtcttcatcagcagatcaGATCAGCACATCATCTCGAGTTAAAGTTCGACTGTGACCAAGGAAAATTAAGAACATTCACACTCAAGACCAAAACAGTTTGAATACTATTTTAATGAGGCCACAACTCACTCACAAATGTTGGGCATGATAACTTATAAAAATTTCCAATTGGTAGTTTCTTTGTTAATCTGTTTTACAGGATTGCATCTCGCTGTGTGACTGTAACACTGCCACCTctaaataaacaatgttaatTTTCCAGTGTATATTTGAACTACATAACTATCTTAACCCTATTGCCATGTACAGTTGTCCTAATGTGTCTACTGCTGCCATCTAGTGTAGGTAAGATGATTCTCATTTGATTTCAGTATGTgcactatatggccaaaagtatgtggacatgtctgttttttataGTTTGGGCTAGGCCCCTTTAGTACAGGAAACCTTAACACTACAGTGTCTAATGATATTTCAGCCAATAGTGCACTTGAAAccttgtggcaacagtttgggaGAGACCCtctcctgtttcaacatgacaatgctCCCACACACAAAGCAGGGTCCATAAAGTTTTCcttgttttcccagtttggtgtggatgAACATGACTTAATTAAAGACCAACACAAAAATGTCATAAACAGTGGACATGTGCACATTAAATAATCACTGACAGTGGCATTCAATGAAGGTGCTATCGCTATCTTTGGCTCAGGTGAGTTTGTTGGCAGGtttgttcctttttatttaatttgttcctgttttctttgCTCTCATATTAAACAGGGGGTACTGACCTTCTTCAAGGGTAGCGATAAGACACAGAACATACTATTGCACGCACACAAATGTACGCACCTACTGACAAATTATCACAGTATCTGTTTACCCAACGATAGCCACTTCCAGGCAGAGTGTGAGCGGGCAAGAGCCAAAGAGGGAGAGTTTTATTCATTATGTCACACGATACACTTCAGGAGAAAGAGGATTTTCTCCAAAACTCTATTGATGACTAGTACGTCAAAATCTTACTCTGGCTGCACGTCTGCTGTGCTATTTGACTTTATCAGACCACTAATTACTTCTCAAGAAATCCATGTAGGTGTGGTCCACTCAGGTAGAAATTAGGCTATTGTGACTCCGCAAATTATAAATCTACTCCTGAATAATCAAAAATATAGACCAAAaccatcctgttttttttttttttacgggAAGTGTGcagcagtatgtgtgtatacaatATCCCTGTTTGTGTCAAACAGCAGCTCTTTGTTGGAGAGAAACCTTCCGTGACTCATGCCAAGTGTAAATATGACTGCACGTGTCTGTATCTtggttgtgtgtgcatgactgACCATCCCTTTATGACTGCCAGACTTCAGGCTTTGGGCTTCTAGGAAGATGATGACAAAGCCATGTGGGGATAATGGACCAAGAGTGAAACCAATGAGGGAAATGAgccaaaaaaaatgcaaaacaaaggTATTTTCCTTGAAGGTCACCATGTACGGTTGGCGATCTTGACCAGTCGTACTTACTTGTGATGTGGAGTTTGACTGGTGGACATATTGAGGTCTGATGATGCAAAGTAGGTCAGTTATGACTTGGCAATAAAGTAGCATCAGTGATGGAGAGTCattaagtatatttactcaaggaACATGCACATATTACTCCACTGCATTTGTTTGACAGCTACATACTACAGCTATATATTAATTATGTTGTTACTTTCATCCTGAACACAAATATGTTGATATAgatactatatatactgtacaaaggttttaggcactaaaGTAAAGTGATGATGCTTTAAAAAGAATAATGCCATAAATagcttttatttatcaattaccTTCATACAAAGTGtagtaaacagaagaaacttaaatcgaatcaatatttggtgtgaccACTTTGCCAGTAAAACAGAACCGGTTCTCGGTGCAcgtgcacacagtttttcaaggtattTGGCAGGTAGGTTGTCTcaagcatcttggagaagttgccaaagtaaagttcttctgtggatttaggcgtctcagctgcttccgtcatttcatgtaatcccagactgactccatgatgccATAcaatctgttgcaggactcccacttcttcttcttctggtcaCTAAAGGAAGGTCTTATgtctctggctgtatgtttggggtcattgtcatgctgcatgAATGACAGCtataatcataattttttttcagAGTAGCTGAGTTACTACACAATATTTCCAAGTACCCCCTTGTAAATGCAGAATTACCCCCAAAGTACCCCTATTTGGGAATTATAGGTGAAACTACCCAACAGTGAGTAATGTAGTTAGAATTAACTTCATCTCAACAGCATTAAAATCCCATTTAGCTACTCAGTGATGCAATATAACCATAATAGGCTACATGCAATATTAATAACCTAACACTtcctgcaaaatgtattttactctctttttacttttcctcAGCCCAAATAAAAATTTGAAAGCAGTCAAGAATCTGAATTCTTCAACCATAATGAAAGTATTTGTTAAGCTGAGAAATCCATGTATATactcaaatatgaatatgatcAACACATTAGCAAACATGATGTGGAAACTACCGGACTAATAATTTCTCAcgtattcatttgttttccagGTTTCTAATGAACTTGTGTAAACCTCCCTGACTCATTGGTGCTGAAAACAAATGCACGTGACTGTTGATTTAGGCTTACCGATGAAAGGCATACAATTGATTTATGTCTACATGCTGCTCATGCTGGTCTTTAATTTAACTGCAGTCTCAATTTGATCTGCTATTTGGGTGTTCCTCCCTCACCTTCATTCACGCAGAGAGAGGGATCTTATTGGTGGAGAGCAGATTTGCCCAGCCTATAAATTCACATACGTGCTCGTGGAGGAGTGCAGAGCGTCTGACAGCACCGGAGGCTGCAGGAGCCACCGCATCTTCTCTGGAGGGGACAGCTGCTCGCTGCGGGACACACTCGTCAGATCAGCATGTCTCCGTCCGAGCGTCGCAACGCGGTCCGGCTGGTGTTCCTCGGGGCAGCGGGGGTCGGGAAGAGCGCGCTCATCCGCCGTTTCCTCCACCAAAGCTTCGAGCACAAGTACACGCGCACAGTCGAGGAGCTTCACGTGCTGGAGTACGACACTGCTGGCTCCGGGAAGATGCATCTGGAGGTCTTGGACACGAGCGGCAGTTACTCCTTCCCGGCTATGCGTGAGCTCTGCATCCGACACAGTGACGCCTTCGCCCTGGTGTACGCGGTGGACGACCCGGGGTCGTTCGAAGAAGTGCGGCGGCTGCGCGACGAGATTCTGCAGCTGAGGGGCGACAAGAGCTCGCTCATCACCGTGGTCGGCAGCAAGTCTGATCTGACCGAGACCGAAGGCCGGGTGCTGCTGGCGGTTGATGTCATGACCACGGTGGAGGGTGAGTGGGACGCCAACTTCGTGGAGGCGTCCGCGCGCACCGGTTCCAACACGGTCGGGGTGTTCAGCGCGCTGCTGCAACAGGTGAACCTGCCGCACGGGTTGAGCCCTGCGGTGGGGAGGCGCAGAGACACGCTGCCCAGACCGGCGGTCAAGAAAAGACCACCACTGAAGAAGAACAACAGCTGTATCCTGTCATAGGAACATTTCTATGTCTATAATGACTCT
The DNA window shown above is from Thunnus maccoyii chromosome 2, fThuMac1.1, whole genome shotgun sequence and carries:
- the rasd3 gene encoding RASD family member 3, coding for MSPSERRNAVRLVFLGAAGVGKSALIRRFLHQSFEHKYTRTVEELHVLEYDTAGSGKMHLEVLDTSGSYSFPAMRELCIRHSDAFALVYAVDDPGSFEEVRRLRDEILQLRGDKSSLITVVGSKSDLTETEGRVLLAVDVMTTVEGEWDANFVEASARTGSNTVGVFSALLQQVNLPHGLSPAVGRRRDTLPRPAVKKRPPLKKNNSCILS